The DNA sequence ATATGCACCTTGAGAGTCATGGTTTGACTTATTGTCGTACAATGATCGCAGGCTGATTGTTATTCCCCAAGGTCTCTGTGTTTAGGCGCTCGATATGTTACAATGTAGATTGAGGGTGGTCAATGTATTCTGATGTATCATTAGCTGTCGCTAGAGACCAGACATGTCTTCTGTACGGTCAAAtgaaaaaatacaaaagttcaaagatggaaggaaaaaaattgtctgatataaaaaaaagtataaataaTTGCAAAggtgaaaaaaggaaaaaaggaaaaaagaaaaaagaaaaaagaaaagaaaaacatgaaagaaaaaagaagaatgaattggaaaaaaaaaaaaaaaaacttggaaaGTTTACAACAGTGGGTTGTAGATGACATGATTTATTTAGGAAAAAAGTAGAGTGAATTTCCAGAAGATATTCCAAGAGAAGGATGGGAAAGAAGGAGGTAGGATGTGAATTATGAGGCTCCAACTTCAATACAAGAGAGGGGGTGCGTCTTTGAAGAGGAAAGGAAAGATGGGTTTGCAACTGTAGTTGCAGAGGTTCTCTGCTGTTGGATGCTGTTGTTTGGTGCCTCAGGAATGTGTCTATTTGGCAAATGTGGTGAGGGTACATGATCCTGCTTTCCTATGGCCTAAGTTCTCTAATTTGACAATGGTGTTCATCCAagttaagaaattttttttattttttgagtgaTTTTTTGATCTCATGATATTGTTTTGAATTCTGTTTGCCTTTACAAGctctcaatttttctttcttttttcagatCTCACTAAAGATTATTTAATCAGTTAAAGAAAGGCCTCTTCTTCATGGATTGATCGGTGCCAATCTGtatactgtgtgtgtgtgtgtatatataaatatatatatatatatatatatgcttcttAAGGTGCTTGTATGTGTGTGCACACTTCCACATTGTCTAGTGTGAGAATTGTGGTGGAGTTTTGTTACAGCGTTGCAGTCTGTTATAGGCTAACAGCTTTCAGAATTGAATCAATAAGAACTAGTGACGATTTTGTTAAAGTGTTGCAGTCTGAAAACAAGTATTTGGTGCAAATAAAAGTACTTAAGATAACATTAAGAACGTACCATGCAGGCAGCCCAAACTTCTCAAGTGTCTTTGCAGGCCTAAAAGGACTAAATCATTGAATGTTGGGAGATCAATAGACCAAATTGAACTATTTGGCTTCCAATTTGACAAGTAGTGAATGGGGGTGGGGAGGCTGTTAAGAATAGAAGATGGTGTTGTACTAGTAGAATGCTAAAGATATGCTTGGTTTTTACAAGCTGAATTACCAGTGATGAATGCACTGGCCAGCCGGTGGGAAATTTCAAAAATGAGAAGGTGGTGTTGCGTCGGTAGTAGATAGCTCATTGTATGACTTGGGTTTGGACAAGCTGAATTTGAACCATTTTCAAGCAAATACTAGTTCTGGAGTAGGCCTGTTCATTGGTATGGAAAATTTAACTACACAGGTTATAGGCTGCTGGAGTTTGAAATgtaatttttagaaaataaaatgtagtAAGTAATTTAAGGGAGGCAGAAACCAGTTGGGGAACCACTTTGGGGAGCCGGTTATGAAGAAAAAATCATAATATAATTAATGTCTATCAGTAATCTTAGACGTTGATAAgaaattcttttaatttgtatACTTGAAAAGATTATTAAAAGATTTCTGCCGAACACAAATGGTTTATGAAAAGATTCAGATTCTCTTTTTCTTAATAGCAGTATGTATGTTTTTCTGTGCATTAGGGTTTTGATCCTCCCGGTCgagataaaagaaaattatgattAGCCTAATCCACCATATATTTCCTAGCTTGATTGACGGCATGTGTTTGTGTAGTCTTTTACCTACTGAAAGCGAgctctaccaaaaaaaaaatattactttTGATGCTTCAAAAAATGTGCTCTGTTTCTTCTTGTTGTGATGCACTTCCACATATTGTGGTGTATGTTGTCTCTTCCACTCACTCATGCTGATTACAAAAACTGCATTAAATCATGTTTTGCAGGTTGATTATGCATGCACACCTGAAGAAGTACAGCAGCATTTCCAATCATGTGGCACAGTTAACAGAGTGACTATACTGACAGATAAATTTGGCCAACCAAAGGGTTTTGCCTATGTGGAATTCCTTGAAACAGAAGCCGTTCAAGAGGCTCTTGTTCTGAATGAATCTGAGTTGCATGGTCGGCAATTGAAGGTAATCCTCTCTATTCTCTCTCACTCTTTATTTTTGTTACAAAGAAGGcagtaaaagtgaaagaaatTTAGCACAAGTAAACTAGTTAGATTAATGGTCTTGGATATTGCTATCCGTTGTTTCTGTTATTgcattcttttttattaatttcttaatatatatttaGGTTTTGCCTAAAAGGACCAACGTTCCTGGTATGAAGCAATTCCGCCCTAGACGCTTCAATCCTTATATGGGTTACCGCTTCAGGAGGCCATATGTACCCCCTTACTTCTACTCTCCTTATGGATATGGGTATGTTCTCTTACTTTCACTGTTTTCTGTTAGTCAAgtgattctttattttttttatcttttattttattttatttttttattttatgaataTTATCATtttatccctttttttttattatgctGCAGGAAGGTTCCCAGATTCAGAAGGCCAGCACGATATATGCCCTACTACTAGAAGACTGTTTGCATCTGATTGATGGTTACATCATCTAGTATAAGACCATTATATTCGTATTATGAATAGTTAAACTCTGCTTATCCTGGTAATTCTAGACAGGATCATTATTGCGGAAGTGGTACAAAATACATTTAGCCTTATTGTCATTTAACGATGTGTTTGTGAATTATGCACTCTGTGTGATGTGAACTAGCTaataatggtttttttttttttatggaaaatGTTGTAGCATATTACATTCTTTTCACTTGGTCAATCATATTTCCTTTTATGCATGTGGTCAACCTCATGTGAGCTTgtgaatggtttttttttttttggggaaaatATTGTAGCATATTACATTCTTTTCGTTTGGTCTAT is a window from the Rosa chinensis cultivar Old Blush chromosome 2, RchiOBHm-V2, whole genome shotgun sequence genome containing:
- the LOC112189442 gene encoding polyadenylate-binding protein 2 isoform X2, yielding MVFIQVDYACTPEEVQQHFQSCGTVNRVTILTDKFGQPKGFAYVEFLETEAVQEALVLNESELHGRQLKVLPKRTNVPGMKQFRPRRFNPYMGYRFRRPYVPPYFYSPYGYGKVPRFRRPARYMPYY
- the LOC112189442 gene encoding polyadenylate-binding protein 2 isoform X1; protein product: MDEEEHEVYGADIPDETEMEGDLDSHHADVDMSTADDDAAVKELDEMKKRLKEMEEEAAALREMQAKVEKEMGAAQDPAAAAVSQAHKEEADARSVFVGNVDYACTPEEVQQHFQSCGTVNRVTILTDKFGQPKGFAYVEFLETEAVQEALVLNESELHGRQLKVLPKRTNVPGMKQFRPRRFNPYMGYRFRRPYVPPYFYSPYGYGKVPRFRRPARYMPYY